Proteins encoded in a region of the Melioribacteraceae bacterium genome:
- a CDS encoding multiheme c-type cytochrome codes for MNYKFFMSVFITVFLILNSSSNSQTKLGTFTYDDFKKPEYCGSSCHSDFYQQWKQSMMAQAYTHEWDEIEYFKLAVPHAEKDEKVAEVKAGCNGCHSPIAYVVGDVPPPLPSMNSRANESVSCEVCHSITGYAGDTPYNFNYIMNPGKTKYSSRKGEITSPAHEIEINPIMRTGDFCGICHNEKSSYDIWVKSTHLEWKEGPYFKEGVHCQDCHMPKAEFKTAAMGIKYPDARLHLFHGAHDKGKLSGVIELRIYPDIEEAEPGETVKFTVALFNQKTGHKFPTGSVEDRIVWLHVEASDEKGNSYHIPVDKKGFEGEEYTIASSTLAYQDMGIALNDPDFKGVERDAVPAGDRIFRMPYFDPQGRMTIQQWNTASLGTDYRIGPRETKTETFTFSIPYDVPEGKLKVRAVLNYQLLVKSVADFLNVPESESEIVKINEQSTAIKILP; via the coding sequence ATGAATTATAAATTCTTTATGTCAGTTTTTATTACGGTATTCCTCATTTTAAATTCGTCTTCGAACAGTCAGACAAAACTGGGGACTTTTACTTACGACGATTTTAAAAAGCCTGAATATTGCGGCAGTTCCTGTCATTCGGATTTTTATCAGCAATGGAAACAATCGATGATGGCGCAGGCATATACACACGAATGGGATGAAATAGAATATTTTAAGCTTGCTGTTCCACATGCCGAGAAGGACGAAAAAGTTGCCGAGGTTAAAGCCGGATGTAACGGTTGCCATTCACCGATCGCATATGTGGTAGGTGATGTGCCGCCCCCGCTTCCAAGTATGAATTCGAGAGCGAACGAGTCAGTTTCATGCGAAGTATGCCACAGTATTACTGGATATGCTGGAGATACTCCATATAATTTCAATTACATAATGAATCCTGGAAAAACAAAATACTCTTCGAGAAAGGGCGAAATAACCTCCCCGGCTCATGAAATAGAAATTAATCCGATTATGAGAACCGGAGATTTCTGCGGAATCTGCCACAACGAGAAAAGCTCATACGATATTTGGGTTAAATCGACTCATCTTGAATGGAAAGAAGGTCCCTATTTTAAAGAAGGAGTCCATTGCCAGGATTGCCATATGCCGAAAGCTGAGTTTAAAACAGCCGCAATGGGAATTAAATATCCGGATGCACGTTTACATCTGTTTCATGGTGCGCACGACAAAGGTAAATTAAGCGGTGTGATTGAATTGAGAATTTATCCAGATATTGAAGAAGCCGAACCGGGAGAAACCGTTAAGTTCACGGTTGCACTTTTCAATCAGAAGACGGGGCACAAATTTCCTACCGGTTCAGTTGAGGATCGGATCGTCTGGCTTCATGTTGAAGCGAGTGATGAAAAAGGAAATTCTTATCATATACCCGTTGATAAAAAGGGATTTGAAGGAGAGGAATATACTATCGCCTCAAGTACACTGGCTTATCAGGATATGGGCATTGCATTAAACGATCCGGATTTTAAAGGAGTGGAAAGAGATGCTGTCCCTGCCGGGGATCGTATCTTCAGAATGCCTTATTTCGATCCGCAGGGAAGAATGACAATTCAGCAATGGAATACTGCATCGCTCGGTACTGACTATCGAATCGGTCCGAGAGAAACAAAGACAGAAACATTTACCTTCAGTATTCCTTATGATGTGCCGGAGGGAAAATTGAAAGTCAGAGCTGTTTTAAACTATCAATTACTAGTAAAATCCGTTGCTGATTTCCTTAATGTACCTGAAAGTGAATCCGAAATAGTGAAAATAAATGAACAATCAACAGCTATTAAAATTCTTCCATAG
- a CDS encoding energy transducer TonB has translation MHKNLILSLSIIFFLRAVSYGQTGIFKSYYPDGIPRSEVSYVNDILDGQALYFHVNGNLKTEKNFSKGILHGPVREFYESGLLKEEYTLKDGIKEGSNRIYYSNGALKELKIYEKGILVSRTSFEYDPTFNAPVEAYQAGNRQQQLLEKRKQTVICDVEICPVPIGGMKSIQENLVYPEHALLYGLEGTVTLVASINEKGEAVSTEIVIGLGLGCEEAANDAVLKTPFIPGQNAGITVPSKVTLEIEFKIFDRSLIQYNGIKQDPNLNAGSKQGKIPVEVGNKVNKISITCDLDECARPVDGLKSISEKFEAPSVAKRLKLKGEIEVEAIVDKFGIVRDTKTLKGIGYGCDDALEIAILRSKFLPARSGGVEIESKIVVKYLFNYEEEN, from the coding sequence GTGCATAAAAATTTAATTCTTTCATTATCTATAATATTTTTTCTTCGGGCAGTTAGTTACGGGCAGACAGGGATTTTTAAAAGTTACTATCCGGATGGAATTCCAAGGTCGGAGGTTTCGTATGTAAACGACATTCTGGATGGTCAGGCTTTATACTTTCATGTGAATGGAAACCTGAAAACTGAAAAGAATTTCAGTAAAGGAATTTTACACGGCCCGGTTAGAGAATTCTATGAAAGCGGTTTATTAAAAGAAGAATATACTCTTAAAGATGGTATTAAAGAGGGAAGTAATAGAATTTATTATTCAAATGGAGCTCTGAAGGAATTGAAGATCTATGAAAAGGGAATTCTGGTGAGCAGAACCTCATTTGAATATGACCCAACTTTTAATGCACCTGTGGAAGCATATCAGGCAGGGAACAGGCAGCAGCAGCTACTTGAGAAGAGAAAGCAGACAGTTATTTGCGACGTGGAAATATGTCCGGTCCCTATTGGAGGTATGAAATCGATTCAGGAAAATCTTGTATATCCTGAGCATGCTCTTCTATACGGATTGGAAGGAACGGTTACACTTGTTGCTTCAATTAATGAAAAAGGAGAGGCTGTTTCCACGGAAATTGTGATTGGATTAGGACTGGGTTGCGAAGAAGCAGCGAATGATGCGGTTCTTAAAACTCCATTCATACCCGGGCAGAATGCAGGAATTACGGTCCCTTCAAAAGTTACACTTGAAATTGAGTTTAAGATTTTTGACCGGTCACTAATTCAATATAACGGTATTAAGCAGGATCCCAATTTGAATGCCGGAAGTAAACAGGGGAAAATTCCTGTTGAGGTTGGTAACAAGGTAAATAAGATTTCTATTACATGTGATTTGGATGAATGTGCCCGTCCGGTTGACGGACTAAAATCGATATCTGAGAAATTTGAAGCTCCTTCTGTTGCTAAGAGGCTTAAACTCAAAGGCGAAATTGAAGTTGAAGCTATAGTGGACAAATTCGGAATTGTACGGGACACGAAAACACTTAAAGGAATCGGCTATGGATGCGACGACGCTCTTGAAATCGCAATCCTGAGATCAAAGTTTTTACCGGCCCGCTCCGGTGGTGTTGAAATCGAATCTAAAATAGTTGTAAAATATTTATTTAACTATGAAGAGGAAAATTAA